TCAATACACCCAAGCCCAACCTGGCCGTCCGCGTCTAACCTTAGAACCGGCGCGCAGTGGAATGAGCCTATTGATATGCGAACCACCCCGCTAAAGCAGGTGGAAATTAACCAGTGGCATCTACTGTATCCAGCCAGGCAAACACCCGGTCCAATTCATCCAAACTGATTAACCCATACCGCCACAGCACAATCGGCAACGGCCCTTGACCCGAATCCTCCCGCCGCAGCGCCATCTCAATCGAAGCCGCTGACACCGCTAGCTCCTCCCGTAAAAAGCGAATTAACCGCTCATCCCGTCCCGATACCATGTCTCTCTCCCCACCGGGTCGCGCTGCACCCCGATTCCAAAAAAATAGCGTAAACGACTCGCTCCTGTGTACTTAGCTTAACTTAATTTCACAGAAGGATCAATAATTTTTGTAAAGTTTCTGAGAAAGTCGGCTGAATTCCCCTAGCACCGTGGCTTTACGGGCACCGGTGGGGATACGTTGCAGCAAGCTTGGCTCTCCAACAGTAAACGTACTCAAATTGCTATAGAAACTTTTGATAGAAAATACTCTTGACCCTGCAGTTGAGAACAATTTCTAGAGTGGATATACGTAAGTCGGTTTACTACCAGTCCCAGGCACGGAAACCCTGCAATTTGGTATCTGGCTCATATTGCTTTTTCGTCTTTCTGTTCAGGGAGAAATGTCGCAATCATCTCAACCTCCACCCATCAATCGGGAAGCTGTGACGCAGCAGATTCTCCAAATCTGTGAGCTGTTGCCGCCGGAGTCGCTGCTAGAGGTGCTCAACTTCGCCATTCATGAATTGGTGCGGGTGTTCCAGGCTGAACAGGAGCAGGCTGACCGCTAAAATGCAGAATCATCCACAGCAGTAGCAAACGTGTGGCGACTCGAA
This window of the Gloeomargarita sp. SKYB120 genome carries:
- a CDS encoding DUF2949 domain-containing protein, which produces MVSGRDERLIRFLREELAVSAASIEMALRREDSGQGPLPIVLWRYGLISLDELDRVFAWLDTVDATG